A single region of the Oryzias melastigma strain HK-1 linkage group LG23, ASM292280v2, whole genome shotgun sequence genome encodes:
- the kdm5a gene encoding lysine-specific demethylase 5A isoform X1 has translation MSAIAEFVPPPECPVFEPSWEEFSDPLGFINKIRPIAEKTGICKIRPPQDWQPPFACDVRNFRFTPRVQRLNELEALTRVKLNFLDQIAKFWELQGSKIRFPHVERKILDLYQLSKIVSSEGGFETVCKEKRWSTVAARMGFPPGKGTGSLLRSHYERILYPYELFQSGATLTGLHRLYDEGNEKEDVDEGVGEETTEEEQQDEEEEKEEQGEVTQNKEQILPERRSRRLKSERENKEPKSLQIFGTSPRMVGLEILSSDDGFSKKQRQLKAQAFAIKMKPRKETLEVNFIDLYFCMVCGRGDKEDRLLLCDGCDDSYHTFCLIPPLQEVPKGDWRCPKCVAEECSKPREAFGFEQAVREYTLQSFGEMADHFKSDYFNMPVHMVPTELVEKEFWRLVSSIEEDVIVEYGADISSKDVGSGFPVRDGKRRLLGDEEEYANSGWNLNNMPVLEQSVLTHINADISGMKVPWLYVGMCFSSFCWHIEDHWSYSINFLHWGEPKTWYGVPASAAEKLEAVMKKVAPELFDSQPDLLHQLVTTMNPNVLMEHGVPVYRTNQCAGEFVVTFPRAYHSGFNQGYNFAEAVNFCTADWLPMGRQCVAHYRRLHRYCVFSHEELLCKMAADPESLDVELAAAVYKEMSDMMEEETKLRQAVQEMGVLSSEQEFFELVPDDERQCHKCKTTCFLSALTCSCSPARLVCLHHTGDLCDCPLGHACLRYRYDLEEFPSMLYGVKARAQSYDTWAKRVAEALSADQKNKKDLIELKVLLEDAEDRKYPENDAFRRLKEIVKEAETCSSVAQLLLSRKQRHSSRLRSESSRNRTKLTVDELKAFVDQLFKLPCVISQARQVKELLENVEDFHERAQVALSEEMPDSAKLQALLDLGSGLDVELPELPRIKQQLQQARWLDQVHVTLAEPQRVTLELMKRLIDSGVGLAPHHAVEKAMAELQEVLTVSERWEDKARACLQARPRHSMATLESIVVEARNIPAYLPNILALRDALQKAKEWSSKVEAIHSGSSYAYLEQLENLLARGRSIPVRLDPLAQVESQVAAARAWRERTARTFLKKNSTYTLIQVLSPRVDIGIYGNSKSKRKRVKELMEKERGGFDPDALSDLEESLEEVREPSTVVAAFKAKEQKEVEAIHSLRAANLAKMAMADRIEEVKFCLCRKTASGFMLQCELCKDWFHGACVPLPKTGPQKKVGVAWQSNSKESKFLCPLCQRSRRPRLETILSLLVSLQKLPVRLPEGEALQCLTERAMSWQDRARQALATEELSSALAKLSVLSQRMVEQAAREKTEKIINAELQKAAANPDLQGHIQTFQQSGFSRATSPRPSVDYDDEETDSDEDIRETYGYDVKDPGEVKPYLFCDEEIPVKSEEVVSHMWPAVTPSFCAEHAYSSASKSCVQNIITPRKQPRKTPLVPRTLEPPVLELSPQAKAQLEELMMLGDLLEVSLDETQHIWRILQATHPPSEERFLQVMEPDNLLLEKPLKIKHKDSEKKRKRKLERAEHHHMLMAAAAAAGGASSLSEIRPPKSKELKRVGLELGLGVKPKKKKLKLSLEKNREVKQLAKRLAKEEKERKRKEKAAAKAESIREGLDQRKEKKILDIPSKYDWSGAEDSNDENAVCAAKNCQRPCKDKVDWVQCDGGCDEWFHQVCVGVSCEMAETEDYICMDCSQKAVGDAESLTVVEVVEEAVAVLPVPLCANAPSSSWATAPHFVTAAPPLPPQPQEGS, from the exons ATGTCTGCGATCGCCGAGTTCGTTCCTCCTCCTGAATGCCCGGTGTTTGAGCCGAGCTGGGAGGAATTCTCGGATCCTTTAGGATTTATCAACAAGATCAGACCTATTGCAGAGAAAACGGGGATCTGCAAGATCCGGCCTCCCCAG GACTGGCAGCCTCCCTTTGCCTGTGATGTTCGCAATTTTCGCTTTACTCCAAGAGTTCAGAGACTGAATGAACTTGAG GCCCTCACTCGGGTTAAACTCAACTTTCTGGATCAAATAGCAAAGTTCTGGGAGTTGCAGGGATCCAAGATCCGCTTTCCTCACGTGGAGAGAAAGATTTTGGATCTTTATCAGCTCAGCAAG ATCGTCTCCTCCGAAGGCGGCTTCGAGACGGTGTGCAAAGAGAAGAGATGGTCCACCGTGGCCGCCCGGATGGGCTTCCCACCCGGGAAGGGCACCGGCTCGCTGCTGCGCTCGCACTACGAGCGAATCCTTTACCCATACGAGCTCTTCCAGTCCGGAGCCACGCTAACT GGCCTCCACCGCCTGTACGACGAGGGAAACGAGAAGGAGGACGTGGACGAAGGCGTCGGCGAGGAGACGACGGAGGAAGAGCAGCAAGACgaggaggaagagaaggagGAGCAAGGAGAGGTGACACAAAACAAGGAGCAGATTCTCCCTGAGAGGCGCTCCAGGCGCCTCAAGTCAGAG AGGGAAAATAAGGAACCAAAAAGCCTCCAGATTTTTGGAACGAGTCCCAGGATGGTTGGTTTGGAGATTTTATCATCCG ACGATGGTTTCAGTAAGAAACAGCGGCAGCTGAAAGCCCAGGCCTTCGCCATCAAAATGAAACCACGCAAGGAGACTCTGGAGGTCAACTTT ATCGACCTGTATTTCTGCATGGTGTGTGGTCGAGGCGACAAAGAGGACCGGCTGCTCCTGTGTGACGGCTGTGACGACAGTTATCACACCTTCTGCCTGATCCCGCCCCTGCAGGAAGTGCCCAAGGGCGACTGGCGGTGTCCCAAGTGTGTCGCTGAG GAGTGCAGTAAACCCAGAGAGGCCTTCGGCTTTGAGCAGGCGGTGAGGGAATACACGCTGCAGAGCTTCGGAGAGATGGCCGACCACTTCAAATCGGACTACTTCAACATGCCCGTTCAC ATGGTTCCTACGGAGTTGGTGGAGAAGGAGTTCTGGCGTCTGGTCAGCAGCATCGAGGAGGACGTCATCGTGGAGTACGGAGCTGACATCAGCTCCAAGGACGTGGGCAGCGGCTTTCCTGTCAGGGACGGGAAAAGgaggctgctgggagatgaagag GAATATGCAAACTCAGGCTGGAACCTGAACAACATGCCTGTCCTGGAGCAGTCCGTGCTGACCCACATCAACGCGGACATCTCAGGCATGAAGGTGCCCTGGCTCTACGTGGGGATGTGCTTCTCCTCCTTCTGCTGGCACATCGAGGACCACTGGAGCTACTCCATCAACTTCCTGCATTG GGGTGAACCCAAGACTTGGTACGGCGTGCCGGCCTCTGCCGCCGAGAAACTGGAAGCCGTGATGAAAAAGGTGGCGCCCGAGCTGTTCGACTCCCAGCCCGACCTCCTCCACCAGCTGGTCACCACCATGAACCCCAACGTCCTCATGGAGCACGGTGTCCCC GTTTACAGGACCAATCAGTGTGCGGGGGAGTTTGTGGTGACCTTCCCCAGAGCCTACCACAGCGGCTTCAACCAGGGCTACAACTTTGCAGAAGCGGTCAACTTCTGCACAGCTGACTGG TTGCCTATGGGACGCCAGTGCGTCGCTCACTACCGACGACTCCACCGCTACTGCGTCTTCTCCCACGAAGAGCTGCTCTGCAAGATGGCCGCCGACCCAGAGAGCCTGGACGTGGAACTGGCCGCCGCCGTTTACAAGGAGATGAGCGacatgatggaggaggagacCAAACTCAGGCAGGCCGTGCAAGAAATG GGGGTGCTGTCCTCCGAACAGGAGTTCTTTGAGCTCGTTCCAGACGACGAGCGGCAGTGCCACAAGTGTAAGACCACCTGTTTCCTGTCTGCGCTGACCTGTTCCTGCAGCCCGGCTCGGCTGGTGTGTCTCCATCACACCGGAGATCTGTGCGACTGTCCTCTTGGACACGCGTGTCTGCG GTATCGTTATGATTTGGAGGAGTTCCCCTCCATGCTGTACGGTGTGAAGGCTCGGGCGCAGTCCTACGATACCTGGGCTAAAAGAGTCGCAGAGGCTTTATCCGCTGaccagaagaacaaaaaag ATCTGATTGAGCTCAAGGTTTTGCTGGAGGACGCAGAGGACAGGAAGTATCCGGAGAACGATGCGTTCCGCCGCCTGAAGGAGATCGTCAAAGAGGCGGAGACGTGCTCCTCCGTGGCTCAGCTGCTGCTCAGCCGCAAGCAGAGGCACAG CAGCCGCCTCCGCTCGGAGAGCAGCCGAAACCGCACCAAACTGACGGTGGACGAGCTCAAAGCCTTCGTAGACCAGCTGTTCAAGCTGCCGTGTGTCATCAGTCAGGCGCGACAAGTCAAA gagctgctggagaacGTGGAGGACTTCCACGAGCGAGCCCAGGTGGCTCTGTCGGAGGAGATGCCGGATTCTGCCAAGCTGCAGGCGCTGCTGGACCTGGGCAGCGGGCTGGATGTGGAGCTGCCGGAGCTGCCCCGCAtcaagcagcagctgcagcaagCTCGCTGGCTGGACCAG GTCCACGTCACTCTCGCCGAGCCCCAGCGGGTCACTCTGGAGCTGATGAAGAGGCTGATCGACTCCGGGGTCGGCCTCGCTCCTCATCACGCGGTGGAGAAGGCCATGGCCGAGCTGCAGGAGGTCCTCACGGTGTCGGAGAGGTGGGAGGATAAGGCTCGCGCCTGTCTGCAGGCCAG ACCTCGCCACAGCATGGCCACCCTGGAGAGCATCGTGGTGGAGGCGAGGAACATCCCGGCGTACCTCCCCAACATTCTGGCCCTGCGGGACGCCCTGCAGAAGGCCAAAGAGTGGTCGTCAAAGGTGGAAGCCATTCACTCCGGGAGCAGCTACGCCTACCTAGAGCAGCTGGAGAACCTGCTGGCCAGGGGTCGCTCCATCCCCGTCCGGCTGGACCCGCTGGCTCAGGTGGAGTCGCAGGTGGCGGCGGCTCGAGCGTGGAGAGAGAGGACGGCTCGCACTTTCCTGAAGAAGAACTCCACCTACACTCTGATTCAG GTTCTGAGTCCTCGAGTGGATATCGGAATCTACGGCAACAGCAAGAGCAAGAGGAAGCGCGTGAAGGAGCTGATGGAGAAGGAGAGAGGCGGCTTCGACCCCGACGCCCTCAGCGACCTGGAGGAGAGCCTGGAGGAAGTGCGAGAGCCGTCCACCGTGGTAGCCgccttcaaagccaaagagcagAAAGAAGTGGAGGCCATCCACTCGCTCCGCGCCGCCAACTTAGCCAAGATGGCGATGGCGGACCGCATCGAGGAGGTCAAGTTCTGCCTGTGTCGCAAGACGGCCAGCGGCTTCATGCTGCAGTGCGAGCTCTGCAAAGACTGGTTTCACGGGGCGTGCGTGCCCCTGCCCAAGACGGGGCCGCAAAAAAAAGTGGGCGTGGCCTGGCAGAGCAACAGCAAGGAGTCTAAATTCCTGTGCCCGCTGTGTCAGCGCTCGAGGAGGCCCAGACTAGAGACGATCCTGTCGCTGCTGGTGTCGCTGCAGAAGCTGCCGGTGCGACTCCCTGAGGGAGAAGCCCTGCAGTGTTTGACGGAGCGGGCCATGAGCTGGCAG GACCGAGCGCGCCAAGCTCTGGCCACAGAGGAGCTGTCCTCGGCGCTGGCAAAGCTGTCGGTTCTCAGCCAGCGGATGGTGGAGCAGGCGGCGCGCGAGAAAACGGAGAAGATCATCAACGCCGAGCTGCAAAAAGCTGCTGCCAATCCTGACCTGCAG GGCCACATCCAAACTTTCCAGCAGTCCGGCTTCAGCAGAGCCACGTCTCCTCGCCCCTCGGTGGACTACGACGACGAGGAGACCGACTCTGACGAGGACATTAGGGAAACGTACGGTTACGACGTGAAA GACCCCGGTGAGGTGAAGCCTTACCTGTTCTGTGACGAGGAGATCCCTGTCAAGTCAGAGGAGGTGGTCAGTCACATGTGGCCAGCTGTGACTCCTTCCTTCTGCGCCGAGCACGCCTATTCATCCGCCTCTAAGTCCTGTGTGCAAA ACATCATTACTCCCAGAAAGCAGCCAAGGAAGACCCCTCTGGTACCCCGGACTCTGGAGCCACCGGTTCTGGAGCTGTCCCCGCAGGCTAAGGCCCAGCTGGAGGAGCTGATGATGCTGGGAGACCTGCTGGAGGTGTCCCTGGATGAGACCCAGCACATCTGGAGGATCCTGCAGGCCACGCACCCTCCCTCTGAGGAGAGATTTCTGCAGGTCATGGAG CCTGACAACTTACTGTTGGAGAAACCTCTgaaaatcaaacacaaagacTCTGAGAAGAAACGGAAGCGGAAGCTGGAAAGAGCCGAGCACCATCACATGCTGATGGCCGCAGCCGCCGCCGCTGGTGGAGCGTCCTCTTTGTCTGAAATCAGGCCGCCCAAGTCCAAAGAGCTGAAAAGAGTCGGTCTGGAACTCGGTCTGGGCGTCAAGccgaaaaagaagaagctgaaacTCAGCCTGGAGAAAAACCGGGAGGTGAAGCAGCTGGCCAAGCGCTTGGctaaggaggagaaggagaggaaACGCAAGGAGAAGGCGGCGGCGAAGGCCGAATCCATCAGGGAGGGTCTGGACCagaggaaggagaagaagaTCCTGGATATTCCCTCTAAGTACGATTGGTCGGGGGCGGAGGACTCCAATGACGAGAACGCCGTGTGTGCTGCCAAGAACTGCCAGAGACCGTGTAAAGACAAG GTGGACTGGGTTCAGTGCGACGGCGGGTGCGACGAGTGGTTCCACCAAGTCTGCGTGGGCGTGTCCTGCGAAATGGCAGAGACCGAGGACTACATTTGCATGGACTGCTCCCAGAAAGCAGTGGGGGACGCGGAGAGCCTCACCgtggtggaggtggtggaggaggccGTGGCGGTGCTGCCGGTGCCTCTGTGCGCCAACGCGCCGTCGTCCTCGTGGGCCACTGCGCCTCACTTTGTCACAGCagcgccgccgctgccgccaCAGCCTCAGGAGGGCAGTTAG
- the kdm5a gene encoding lysine-specific demethylase 5A isoform X2: MSAIAEFVPPPECPVFEPSWEEFSDPLGFINKIRPIAEKTGICKIRPPQDWQPPFACDVRNFRFTPRVQRLNELEALTRVKLNFLDQIAKFWELQGSKIRFPHVERKILDLYQLSKIVSSEGGFETVCKEKRWSTVAARMGFPPGKGTGSLLRSHYERILYPYELFQSGATLTGLHRLYDEGNEKEDVDEGVGEETTEEEQQDEEEEKEEQGEVTQNKEQILPERRSRRLKSERENKEPKSLQIFGTSPRMVGLEILSSDDGFSKKQRQLKAQAFAIKMKPRKETLEVNFIDLYFCMVCGRGDKEDRLLLCDGCDDSYHTFCLIPPLQEVPKGDWRCPKCVAEECSKPREAFGFEQAVREYTLQSFGEMADHFKSDYFNMPVHMVPTELVEKEFWRLVSSIEEDVIVEYGADISSKDVGSGFPVRDGKRRLLGDEEEYANSGWNLNNMPVLEQSVLTHINADISGMKVPWLYVGMCFSSFCWHIEDHWSYSINFLHWGEPKTWYGVPASAAEKLEAVMKKVAPELFDSQPDLLHQLVTTMNPNVLMEHGVPVYRTNQCAGEFVVTFPRAYHSGFNQGYNFAEAVNFCTADWLPMGRQCVAHYRRLHRYCVFSHEELLCKMAADPESLDVELAAAVYKEMSDMMEEETKLRQAVQEMGVLSSEQEFFELVPDDERQCHKCKTTCFLSALTCSCSPARLVCLHHTGDLCDCPLGHACLRYRYDLEEFPSMLYGVKARAQSYDTWAKRVAEALSADQKNKKDLIELKVLLEDAEDRKYPENDAFRRLKEIVKEAETCSSVAQLLLSRKQRHSRLRSESSRNRTKLTVDELKAFVDQLFKLPCVISQARQVKELLENVEDFHERAQVALSEEMPDSAKLQALLDLGSGLDVELPELPRIKQQLQQARWLDQVHVTLAEPQRVTLELMKRLIDSGVGLAPHHAVEKAMAELQEVLTVSERWEDKARACLQARPRHSMATLESIVVEARNIPAYLPNILALRDALQKAKEWSSKVEAIHSGSSYAYLEQLENLLARGRSIPVRLDPLAQVESQVAAARAWRERTARTFLKKNSTYTLIQVLSPRVDIGIYGNSKSKRKRVKELMEKERGGFDPDALSDLEESLEEVREPSTVVAAFKAKEQKEVEAIHSLRAANLAKMAMADRIEEVKFCLCRKTASGFMLQCELCKDWFHGACVPLPKTGPQKKVGVAWQSNSKESKFLCPLCQRSRRPRLETILSLLVSLQKLPVRLPEGEALQCLTERAMSWQDRARQALATEELSSALAKLSVLSQRMVEQAAREKTEKIINAELQKAAANPDLQGHIQTFQQSGFSRATSPRPSVDYDDEETDSDEDIRETYGYDVKDPGEVKPYLFCDEEIPVKSEEVVSHMWPAVTPSFCAEHAYSSASKSCVQNIITPRKQPRKTPLVPRTLEPPVLELSPQAKAQLEELMMLGDLLEVSLDETQHIWRILQATHPPSEERFLQVMEPDNLLLEKPLKIKHKDSEKKRKRKLERAEHHHMLMAAAAAAGGASSLSEIRPPKSKELKRVGLELGLGVKPKKKKLKLSLEKNREVKQLAKRLAKEEKERKRKEKAAAKAESIREGLDQRKEKKILDIPSKYDWSGAEDSNDENAVCAAKNCQRPCKDKVDWVQCDGGCDEWFHQVCVGVSCEMAETEDYICMDCSQKAVGDAESLTVVEVVEEAVAVLPVPLCANAPSSSWATAPHFVTAAPPLPPQPQEGS; this comes from the exons ATGTCTGCGATCGCCGAGTTCGTTCCTCCTCCTGAATGCCCGGTGTTTGAGCCGAGCTGGGAGGAATTCTCGGATCCTTTAGGATTTATCAACAAGATCAGACCTATTGCAGAGAAAACGGGGATCTGCAAGATCCGGCCTCCCCAG GACTGGCAGCCTCCCTTTGCCTGTGATGTTCGCAATTTTCGCTTTACTCCAAGAGTTCAGAGACTGAATGAACTTGAG GCCCTCACTCGGGTTAAACTCAACTTTCTGGATCAAATAGCAAAGTTCTGGGAGTTGCAGGGATCCAAGATCCGCTTTCCTCACGTGGAGAGAAAGATTTTGGATCTTTATCAGCTCAGCAAG ATCGTCTCCTCCGAAGGCGGCTTCGAGACGGTGTGCAAAGAGAAGAGATGGTCCACCGTGGCCGCCCGGATGGGCTTCCCACCCGGGAAGGGCACCGGCTCGCTGCTGCGCTCGCACTACGAGCGAATCCTTTACCCATACGAGCTCTTCCAGTCCGGAGCCACGCTAACT GGCCTCCACCGCCTGTACGACGAGGGAAACGAGAAGGAGGACGTGGACGAAGGCGTCGGCGAGGAGACGACGGAGGAAGAGCAGCAAGACgaggaggaagagaaggagGAGCAAGGAGAGGTGACACAAAACAAGGAGCAGATTCTCCCTGAGAGGCGCTCCAGGCGCCTCAAGTCAGAG AGGGAAAATAAGGAACCAAAAAGCCTCCAGATTTTTGGAACGAGTCCCAGGATGGTTGGTTTGGAGATTTTATCATCCG ACGATGGTTTCAGTAAGAAACAGCGGCAGCTGAAAGCCCAGGCCTTCGCCATCAAAATGAAACCACGCAAGGAGACTCTGGAGGTCAACTTT ATCGACCTGTATTTCTGCATGGTGTGTGGTCGAGGCGACAAAGAGGACCGGCTGCTCCTGTGTGACGGCTGTGACGACAGTTATCACACCTTCTGCCTGATCCCGCCCCTGCAGGAAGTGCCCAAGGGCGACTGGCGGTGTCCCAAGTGTGTCGCTGAG GAGTGCAGTAAACCCAGAGAGGCCTTCGGCTTTGAGCAGGCGGTGAGGGAATACACGCTGCAGAGCTTCGGAGAGATGGCCGACCACTTCAAATCGGACTACTTCAACATGCCCGTTCAC ATGGTTCCTACGGAGTTGGTGGAGAAGGAGTTCTGGCGTCTGGTCAGCAGCATCGAGGAGGACGTCATCGTGGAGTACGGAGCTGACATCAGCTCCAAGGACGTGGGCAGCGGCTTTCCTGTCAGGGACGGGAAAAGgaggctgctgggagatgaagag GAATATGCAAACTCAGGCTGGAACCTGAACAACATGCCTGTCCTGGAGCAGTCCGTGCTGACCCACATCAACGCGGACATCTCAGGCATGAAGGTGCCCTGGCTCTACGTGGGGATGTGCTTCTCCTCCTTCTGCTGGCACATCGAGGACCACTGGAGCTACTCCATCAACTTCCTGCATTG GGGTGAACCCAAGACTTGGTACGGCGTGCCGGCCTCTGCCGCCGAGAAACTGGAAGCCGTGATGAAAAAGGTGGCGCCCGAGCTGTTCGACTCCCAGCCCGACCTCCTCCACCAGCTGGTCACCACCATGAACCCCAACGTCCTCATGGAGCACGGTGTCCCC GTTTACAGGACCAATCAGTGTGCGGGGGAGTTTGTGGTGACCTTCCCCAGAGCCTACCACAGCGGCTTCAACCAGGGCTACAACTTTGCAGAAGCGGTCAACTTCTGCACAGCTGACTGG TTGCCTATGGGACGCCAGTGCGTCGCTCACTACCGACGACTCCACCGCTACTGCGTCTTCTCCCACGAAGAGCTGCTCTGCAAGATGGCCGCCGACCCAGAGAGCCTGGACGTGGAACTGGCCGCCGCCGTTTACAAGGAGATGAGCGacatgatggaggaggagacCAAACTCAGGCAGGCCGTGCAAGAAATG GGGGTGCTGTCCTCCGAACAGGAGTTCTTTGAGCTCGTTCCAGACGACGAGCGGCAGTGCCACAAGTGTAAGACCACCTGTTTCCTGTCTGCGCTGACCTGTTCCTGCAGCCCGGCTCGGCTGGTGTGTCTCCATCACACCGGAGATCTGTGCGACTGTCCTCTTGGACACGCGTGTCTGCG GTATCGTTATGATTTGGAGGAGTTCCCCTCCATGCTGTACGGTGTGAAGGCTCGGGCGCAGTCCTACGATACCTGGGCTAAAAGAGTCGCAGAGGCTTTATCCGCTGaccagaagaacaaaaaag ATCTGATTGAGCTCAAGGTTTTGCTGGAGGACGCAGAGGACAGGAAGTATCCGGAGAACGATGCGTTCCGCCGCCTGAAGGAGATCGTCAAAGAGGCGGAGACGTGCTCCTCCGTGGCTCAGCTGCTGCTCAGCCGCAAGCAGAGGCACAG CCGCCTCCGCTCGGAGAGCAGCCGAAACCGCACCAAACTGACGGTGGACGAGCTCAAAGCCTTCGTAGACCAGCTGTTCAAGCTGCCGTGTGTCATCAGTCAGGCGCGACAAGTCAAA gagctgctggagaacGTGGAGGACTTCCACGAGCGAGCCCAGGTGGCTCTGTCGGAGGAGATGCCGGATTCTGCCAAGCTGCAGGCGCTGCTGGACCTGGGCAGCGGGCTGGATGTGGAGCTGCCGGAGCTGCCCCGCAtcaagcagcagctgcagcaagCTCGCTGGCTGGACCAG GTCCACGTCACTCTCGCCGAGCCCCAGCGGGTCACTCTGGAGCTGATGAAGAGGCTGATCGACTCCGGGGTCGGCCTCGCTCCTCATCACGCGGTGGAGAAGGCCATGGCCGAGCTGCAGGAGGTCCTCACGGTGTCGGAGAGGTGGGAGGATAAGGCTCGCGCCTGTCTGCAGGCCAG ACCTCGCCACAGCATGGCCACCCTGGAGAGCATCGTGGTGGAGGCGAGGAACATCCCGGCGTACCTCCCCAACATTCTGGCCCTGCGGGACGCCCTGCAGAAGGCCAAAGAGTGGTCGTCAAAGGTGGAAGCCATTCACTCCGGGAGCAGCTACGCCTACCTAGAGCAGCTGGAGAACCTGCTGGCCAGGGGTCGCTCCATCCCCGTCCGGCTGGACCCGCTGGCTCAGGTGGAGTCGCAGGTGGCGGCGGCTCGAGCGTGGAGAGAGAGGACGGCTCGCACTTTCCTGAAGAAGAACTCCACCTACACTCTGATTCAG GTTCTGAGTCCTCGAGTGGATATCGGAATCTACGGCAACAGCAAGAGCAAGAGGAAGCGCGTGAAGGAGCTGATGGAGAAGGAGAGAGGCGGCTTCGACCCCGACGCCCTCAGCGACCTGGAGGAGAGCCTGGAGGAAGTGCGAGAGCCGTCCACCGTGGTAGCCgccttcaaagccaaagagcagAAAGAAGTGGAGGCCATCCACTCGCTCCGCGCCGCCAACTTAGCCAAGATGGCGATGGCGGACCGCATCGAGGAGGTCAAGTTCTGCCTGTGTCGCAAGACGGCCAGCGGCTTCATGCTGCAGTGCGAGCTCTGCAAAGACTGGTTTCACGGGGCGTGCGTGCCCCTGCCCAAGACGGGGCCGCAAAAAAAAGTGGGCGTGGCCTGGCAGAGCAACAGCAAGGAGTCTAAATTCCTGTGCCCGCTGTGTCAGCGCTCGAGGAGGCCCAGACTAGAGACGATCCTGTCGCTGCTGGTGTCGCTGCAGAAGCTGCCGGTGCGACTCCCTGAGGGAGAAGCCCTGCAGTGTTTGACGGAGCGGGCCATGAGCTGGCAG GACCGAGCGCGCCAAGCTCTGGCCACAGAGGAGCTGTCCTCGGCGCTGGCAAAGCTGTCGGTTCTCAGCCAGCGGATGGTGGAGCAGGCGGCGCGCGAGAAAACGGAGAAGATCATCAACGCCGAGCTGCAAAAAGCTGCTGCCAATCCTGACCTGCAG GGCCACATCCAAACTTTCCAGCAGTCCGGCTTCAGCAGAGCCACGTCTCCTCGCCCCTCGGTGGACTACGACGACGAGGAGACCGACTCTGACGAGGACATTAGGGAAACGTACGGTTACGACGTGAAA GACCCCGGTGAGGTGAAGCCTTACCTGTTCTGTGACGAGGAGATCCCTGTCAAGTCAGAGGAGGTGGTCAGTCACATGTGGCCAGCTGTGACTCCTTCCTTCTGCGCCGAGCACGCCTATTCATCCGCCTCTAAGTCCTGTGTGCAAA ACATCATTACTCCCAGAAAGCAGCCAAGGAAGACCCCTCTGGTACCCCGGACTCTGGAGCCACCGGTTCTGGAGCTGTCCCCGCAGGCTAAGGCCCAGCTGGAGGAGCTGATGATGCTGGGAGACCTGCTGGAGGTGTCCCTGGATGAGACCCAGCACATCTGGAGGATCCTGCAGGCCACGCACCCTCCCTCTGAGGAGAGATTTCTGCAGGTCATGGAG CCTGACAACTTACTGTTGGAGAAACCTCTgaaaatcaaacacaaagacTCTGAGAAGAAACGGAAGCGGAAGCTGGAAAGAGCCGAGCACCATCACATGCTGATGGCCGCAGCCGCCGCCGCTGGTGGAGCGTCCTCTTTGTCTGAAATCAGGCCGCCCAAGTCCAAAGAGCTGAAAAGAGTCGGTCTGGAACTCGGTCTGGGCGTCAAGccgaaaaagaagaagctgaaacTCAGCCTGGAGAAAAACCGGGAGGTGAAGCAGCTGGCCAAGCGCTTGGctaaggaggagaaggagaggaaACGCAAGGAGAAGGCGGCGGCGAAGGCCGAATCCATCAGGGAGGGTCTGGACCagaggaaggagaagaagaTCCTGGATATTCCCTCTAAGTACGATTGGTCGGGGGCGGAGGACTCCAATGACGAGAACGCCGTGTGTGCTGCCAAGAACTGCCAGAGACCGTGTAAAGACAAG GTGGACTGGGTTCAGTGCGACGGCGGGTGCGACGAGTGGTTCCACCAAGTCTGCGTGGGCGTGTCCTGCGAAATGGCAGAGACCGAGGACTACATTTGCATGGACTGCTCCCAGAAAGCAGTGGGGGACGCGGAGAGCCTCACCgtggtggaggtggtggaggaggccGTGGCGGTGCTGCCGGTGCCTCTGTGCGCCAACGCGCCGTCGTCCTCGTGGGCCACTGCGCCTCACTTTGTCACAGCagcgccgccgctgccgccaCAGCCTCAGGAGGGCAGTTAG